One segment of Syntrophales bacterium DNA contains the following:
- a CDS encoding DUF177 domain-containing protein: MKIKVGSIPEEGLNLEFSRDGEWFRKVLPEEERHVFPLHRADVCLSVKKVGKTVSLEVKTETAVYLECCRCLEGFTFPIKTEFKYILSPVEERFEEELELTSEDLLSGYYKNDVIELAPVVFEQILLQIPIKPLCSDSCKGICPHCGVNLNEETCKCQMNAVDLRFAGLKKFRVLKEK; the protein is encoded by the coding sequence TTGAAGATCAAGGTAGGGAGTATACCGGAAGAGGGACTCAATCTTGAGTTTTCAAGAGATGGGGAATGGTTCCGCAAAGTATTGCCAGAGGAGGAGAGACATGTTTTCCCCCTTCATAGGGCTGATGTTTGCCTTTCGGTAAAAAAAGTCGGCAAAACTGTGTCCCTTGAGGTTAAAACAGAAACGGCAGTCTATCTGGAATGCTGCAGATGTCTGGAAGGGTTTACCTTTCCAATAAAAACTGAGTTCAAATATATTCTCTCTCCTGTTGAGGAACGGTTTGAAGAAGAATTAGAATTGACCAGCGAAGACCTCTTGTCCGGTTATTACAAAAATGACGTTATTGAATTGGCCCCGGTTGTCTTTGAGCAAATATTGCTTCAGATACCGATTAAACCGCTTTGCAGTGATTCTTGCAAGGGGATTTGTCCACATTGTGGAGTCAATCTTAATGAGGAAACTTGTAAATGTCAGATGAATGCGGTTGATTTAAGATTTGCCGGTTTAAAGAAATTTAGGGTTTTAAAAGAGAAATAA
- a CDS encoding FlgO family outer membrane protein, with protein MKKMTHCYAFFIITIITAFLFCSCAAMQTSKESEKIEQLYIEATVQNVSDDEIVLTLHLPEFKKSADPFIGEIAQQVIRKGLFIEGLTTEIEGTPVVVKEVHGNIVKALLKKPMSYPVGSTVNLKIPQKTIAIVDFEVIQGKQKEAGRVTLEKLTSALIDSGHFNVVERAKLKTIIDELKLSMTGLMSKSSMDKVGQLQMADLILTGTLAEMRGEWDINLRLLNVRTGQAMAAITMQTKLFRPSEMRDSGPLNADFELDVVDPSWNTGYKRKGGFRVGLATTGGAEGSRHSLELQFNFKERSDRVFARAENRRKRDLYLYSGVEFYVKSTRLLTGQILIVTSSPDNPNIMDAWAGNFDTDTRWKKVRIPFDSLTIGRGWIKKGAEKYGAKYGDQILRLDRVEILSIGLPSLNNPPVKGRMWIDKIRFYQ; from the coding sequence ATGAAAAAGATGACACATTGTTATGCATTTTTCATTATTACTATCATCACCGCCTTTCTCTTTTGTTCATGTGCAGCCATGCAGACTTCAAAGGAATCCGAAAAAATCGAACAGCTTTATATTGAAGCGACAGTGCAAAATGTCTCGGACGATGAAATTGTCTTAACGCTGCATTTACCCGAATTCAAAAAGTCGGCAGATCCGTTTATCGGCGAGATAGCCCAACAGGTTATTCGAAAAGGACTTTTCATCGAAGGGCTCACAACAGAAATTGAAGGCACACCGGTGGTCGTGAAAGAGGTACATGGAAATATCGTCAAAGCTTTGCTGAAAAAGCCCATGTCCTATCCTGTCGGTTCCACCGTAAATTTGAAAATTCCCCAAAAGACAATCGCAATTGTGGATTTCGAAGTAATTCAAGGCAAACAAAAAGAAGCCGGAAGGGTTACACTTGAAAAACTGACATCTGCGCTAATTGATTCCGGTCATTTCAACGTTGTTGAAAGGGCAAAGCTGAAAACAATCATCGATGAACTTAAATTAAGCATGACGGGCCTCATGAGCAAGTCATCTATGGATAAGGTTGGTCAACTGCAAATGGCAGACTTGATACTTACAGGAACACTGGCAGAGATGAGGGGGGAGTGGGATATAAACCTGAGGCTTTTGAATGTAAGGACAGGGCAGGCCATGGCCGCAATTACAATGCAGACAAAACTGTTCAGACCTTCGGAGATGAGAGACTCCGGACCATTGAATGCGGATTTTGAATTGGACGTTGTCGATCCTTCGTGGAATACGGGCTATAAAAGAAAAGGTGGTTTTCGTGTCGGTCTGGCTACTACCGGGGGAGCTGAAGGTTCCAGACATTCTCTGGAATTACAGTTTAATTTTAAAGAAAGATCTGACAGGGTCTTTGCCAGAGCAGAAAACAGGAGGAAAAGAGACCTCTATTTATACAGTGGAGTGGAGTTTTACGTTAAGTCAACTCGGTTGCTAACCGGTCAGATTTTGATTGTAACATCAAGCCCGGATAATCCTAATATTATGGATGCATGGGCAGGAAATTTTGATACAGACACACGGTGGAAAAAAGTAAGAATACCATTTGACAGTTTAACGATTGGAAGGGGATGGATAAAGAAAGGCGCTGAAAAGTACGGCGCAAAATATGGAGATCAGATACTGCGTCTTGACCGTGTTGAAATTTTATCAATAGGCCTTCCCAGTTTGAATAACCCCCCGGTAAAAGGGAGAATGTGGATAGACAAGATTCGTTTTTATCAGTGA
- a CDS encoding prolyl oligopeptidase family serine peptidase: MGSETERSKTRVKGFSDAEMDFQLIRQLGSTAYGGASVGECLAVAERIRDGIPSSWVEEFAKLAQIQKTDAEERAAKGHRISAREQYLKACNSYRAAEYYTNYRDPVHRKLGIKSRECFTEAMKFAGHTFESEDLPFGNITLPLYFMSPSKDGKKRKTLMIVSGFDGTTEEEYLQTGYAALKRGFNIILFAGPGQMDTLRFHPDTFFEPDFENPVSTVLDYVTGRNDVDTERIALLGISFGGYFATRAASREPRIKALVANSPIIDLHKYMIGFVGFDPAEMPDDEDFRPQDLPEIPEDVMSTQMKEMAQNLMGRFGQTSFKKTFQYMRQFMVGEALADISCPCFAMAGMGEGVEPQRQFKVFCDGVSGPVSSRLFTQEEGADSHCQVGNLSFANAVYLDWLDELF, from the coding sequence ATGGGGTCAGAGACAGAACGAAGTAAAACGAGGGTAAAAGGTTTCAGTGATGCCGAGATGGATTTTCAGCTTATTCGTCAGCTTGGATCAACTGCTTACGGCGGAGCATCTGTCGGCGAGTGTCTGGCTGTCGCAGAACGTATCAGAGACGGCATTCCATCAAGCTGGGTAGAAGAATTTGCAAAGCTGGCACAGATACAGAAGACGGATGCCGAAGAGAGAGCCGCAAAAGGACACAGGATCAGTGCACGCGAGCAGTATTTAAAGGCATGTAACTCTTATCGTGCCGCTGAATATTACACAAATTACCGGGACCCCGTGCACAGAAAACTGGGCATTAAAAGCCGAGAGTGCTTTACGGAAGCAATGAAGTTTGCCGGTCATACGTTTGAATCGGAAGACCTCCCCTTTGGAAATATTACCCTGCCCTTATACTTTATGTCTCCGTCAAAAGATGGCAAGAAACGCAAAACTCTTATGATCGTCAGTGGTTTTGATGGTACCACGGAAGAAGAGTATCTTCAGACGGGCTATGCCGCCCTGAAACGAGGGTTCAACATCATTCTCTTCGCCGGCCCCGGACAGATGGATACCCTCCGGTTTCACCCGGATACGTTTTTTGAGCCGGATTTTGAAAACCCTGTCAGCACGGTGCTCGACTATGTGACCGGCAGGAACGATGTGGATACCGAACGGATAGCACTGCTGGGCATAAGCTTTGGCGGATACTTCGCGACTCGTGCCGCATCCCGCGAACCTCGAATAAAAGCGCTTGTGGCCAATTCTCCGATAATTGATCTTCACAAATACATGATTGGTTTCGTTGGCTTTGATCCGGCGGAAATGCCAGACGATGAAGACTTTAGACCTCAGGATTTACCGGAAATTCCCGAAGATGTAATGTCCACACAGATGAAGGAAATGGCTCAAAACCTGATGGGCCGGTTCGGACAGACATCATTTAAGAAAACTTTCCAGTATATGCGTCAATTCATGGTTGGAGAAGCCCTTGCAGATATTTCATGCCCGTGTTTTGCGATGGCCGGGATGGGCGAGGGGGTAGAACCGCAAAGACAGTTCAAGGTCTTCTGCGATGGAGTTTCCGGCCCGGTTTCATCCCGTCTTTTTACCCAGGAAGAGGGGGCCGATTCACACTGCCAGGTAGGCAATCTGTCTTTTGCGAATGCAGTCTACCTGGACTGGCTGGATGAGCTTTTTTGA
- the rpmF gene encoding 50S ribosomal protein L32 — protein sequence MPNPVKRHSKTRRNKRRSHDFLTKPATSLCPQCNEPKLPHRACSHCGTYKGREVIPIEKIS from the coding sequence ATGCCAAATCCAGTCAAAAGACATTCAAAAACAAGAAGAAATAAGAGAAGGTCTCATGATTTTCTCACAAAACCAGCAACTTCTCTGTGTCCCCAGTGCAATGAGCCTAAGTTGCCACATCGTGCCTGTTCTCACTGTGGTACATATAAGGGACGGGAAGTTATCCCCATCGAAAAGATTTCTTGA
- the glyA gene encoding serine hydroxymethyltransferase produces MSILEKTDPEVFRAILNETKRQVGKLELIASENFASEAVLEAQGCVMTNKYAEGYPGKRYYGGCEFVDIVESLAIERAKQLFGADHVNVQPHSGTQANMAVYFSVLQPGDTILGMNLSHGGHLSHGSPVNFSGRLYNVVSYGVDKETETIDFSEVEDQAKKHKPKIIVVGASAYPRTIDFKSFREIADKVGAVIMADIAHIAGLVATGFHPTPIPLCEFVTTTTHKTLRGPRGGLIMCTEGYAKVMNSRVFPGSQGGPLMHIIAAKAVALKEALTDEFKEYQGQIVKNAKAMADELISEGFRLVSGGTDNHLFLIDLTDKGITGKDADEVLDRAGITVNKNTIPFDTKGPQITSGIRIGTPAVTTRGMKEGEMKIIARLISDTLKNIDDEKRLVEVREEVRSLCDKFPLYSDRI; encoded by the coding sequence ATGTCTATTTTAGAGAAGACTGACCCGGAGGTTTTCAGGGCAATATTAAATGAAACGAAACGGCAGGTAGGGAAGCTGGAATTAATTGCGTCAGAGAACTTTGCCAGTGAGGCTGTGCTTGAGGCCCAGGGTTGCGTCATGACTAACAAATATGCGGAGGGTTACCCGGGAAAGAGATATTACGGGGGTTGCGAATTCGTCGATATCGTAGAGTCCCTTGCGATAGAGCGGGCAAAACAACTTTTTGGTGCTGATCATGTTAATGTTCAACCGCATTCTGGAACACAGGCAAATATGGCCGTCTATTTTTCGGTGCTCCAACCGGGAGACACCATTTTAGGAATGAATCTCTCTCATGGTGGGCATCTCTCACATGGGAGTCCGGTCAACTTTTCCGGAAGACTTTACAATGTTGTTTCCTACGGTGTGGACAAAGAGACGGAGACAATAGATTTCAGTGAAGTTGAGGATCAGGCAAAGAAGCACAAGCCGAAGATAATCGTGGTAGGGGCGAGTGCCTATCCAAGGACGATAGACTTTAAATCCTTCAGGGAAATAGCGGACAAGGTGGGAGCAGTCATTATGGCGGATATCGCCCACATTGCAGGTCTTGTGGCTACGGGCTTTCATCCGACGCCGATTCCCCTCTGTGAGTTTGTGACGACAACCACCCACAAGACACTACGGGGTCCACGGGGAGGACTTATTATGTGCACGGAGGGTTATGCCAAAGTGATGAACAGCCGTGTATTTCCCGGAAGTCAAGGAGGTCCCCTTATGCACATCATTGCTGCCAAAGCGGTGGCATTAAAAGAGGCGTTGACTGATGAGTTCAAAGAGTATCAGGGACAGATTGTAAAGAATGCGAAGGCCATGGCGGACGAGTTGATTTCTGAGGGATTTCGCCTCGTTTCCGGAGGAACAGACAATCATCTCTTTCTCATTGATCTTACAGATAAAGGGATTACCGGAAAGGATGCTGATGAAGTCCTTGACAGGGCCGGCATAACAGTTAATAAAAACACCATCCCCTTTGATACAAAAGGACCGCAGATTACCAGCGGAATCAGGATCGGGACACCTGCCGTGACGACAAGAGGAATGAAAGAAGGGGAGATGAAAATCATAGCCCGCTTAATTTCCGACACTCTCAAGAACATTGATGACGAGAAACGGTTGGTGGAAGTGAGGGAAGAAGTCAGATCTCTCTGTGACAAGTTTCCTCTTTACAGTGATAGGATTTAG
- the fabD gene encoding ACP S-malonyltransferase, which translates to MHKVGLVFSGQGAQYVGMGRDLHSHFQTVKDVFAEAHEILGFDIASLCFDGPQEELDLTTNTQITILAVNIAAYKVFKEEVGVKPIAMAGLSLGEYGALYAAEAIDLADVLELVYARGKYHKEAISPGAGCMAAIIGLSKGQVEKICLDISGDDCVVSAAIFNTPEQVVISGHSTAVEKAMTRAKMEGAKRVIKLSVSVPCHCSLLDKAADMFETNLRQVELRDCEIPVIPNSNPEMFHSKDTTRELLIKQISSPVRWQETIEKMAEMGIDTIVEIGPKRILSGLVRRIDRSIKLLNVEDTASLEKTAHFFNGR; encoded by the coding sequence ATGCATAAAGTAGGTCTTGTCTTCTCCGGGCAGGGAGCACAATATGTCGGGATGGGTCGCGATTTACACAGTCATTTCCAGACGGTAAAGGATGTTTTTGCCGAAGCCCACGAAATCCTCGGTTTTGATATTGCCTCACTGTGCTTTGATGGTCCCCAGGAAGAACTCGATCTGACGACAAATACGCAAATCACTATTCTGGCGGTAAATATTGCAGCATACAAAGTATTCAAAGAAGAGGTTGGGGTTAAACCAATCGCGATGGCAGGTCTCAGTCTCGGGGAATATGGTGCCCTCTATGCTGCAGAAGCTATTGATCTTGCCGATGTCCTGGAGCTTGTTTATGCGAGGGGAAAATATCATAAGGAGGCGATATCGCCAGGTGCCGGTTGCATGGCCGCGATCATCGGTCTGAGTAAGGGACAGGTGGAAAAGATATGCCTTGATATCAGTGGAGATGATTGCGTGGTTTCTGCGGCGATTTTCAACACTCCTGAACAGGTTGTGATCTCCGGTCACTCGACTGCCGTTGAGAAAGCAATGACCAGGGCAAAGATGGAGGGGGCAAAGAGAGTAATCAAGCTGTCTGTCAGTGTTCCCTGTCATTGCAGTCTGTTGGATAAGGCGGCTGATATGTTTGAAACAAATCTGCGCCAGGTCGAATTGAGAGATTGTGAAATTCCCGTTATTCCTAATTCCAACCCTGAGATGTTCCATTCAAAGGATACTACCAGAGAGCTTTTGATAAAACAGATCAGCTCTCCTGTCAGATGGCAGGAGACGATAGAAAAAATGGCAGAAATGGGGATTGACACCATAGTTGAGATTGGTCCGAAGCGAATACTCTCCGGTCTCGTAAGGAGAATAGATAGAAGTATCAAATTGTTAAATGTTGAAGATACCGCCTCCCTTGAAAAAACCGCACATTTTTTCAACGGGCGATAG
- the secG gene encoding preprotein translocase subunit SecG, producing MYVFLAVVHVVACIMLILIVLLQRGRGADMGAVFGGGSSQTIFGSSGPGTFLGKVTAVIAAVFMITSLWLAYSATHKGSVMEGSARPVVEQTVPSDQDTTGNTPQNTKQ from the coding sequence TTGTATGTATTTTTAGCTGTTGTGCATGTTGTTGCATGCATAATGTTGATTCTCATTGTTCTCCTTCAGAGAGGAAGAGGGGCGGATATGGGAGCTGTATTCGGTGGTGGATCAAGTCAGACTATTTTCGGAAGCAGTGGTCCGGGAACATTCCTTGGAAAAGTGACAGCCGTCATTGCCGCGGTCTTTATGATAACGTCTCTATGGCTTGCCTACTCCGCTACTCACAAGGGTTCAGTTATGGAGGGGTCTGCCAGGCCGGTAGTTGAGCAAACGGTGCCAAGTGATCAAGACACCACTGGAAATACCCCTCAGAACACAAAGCAATAG
- the gltX gene encoding glutamate--tRNA ligase, with protein sequence MPKKEATSVRTRFAPSPTGVLHIGGARTALFNWLYARHNGGKFILRIEDTDQLRSTEESTKAILDAMRWLGLDWDEGPFFQAERVKIYREMAQKLLDEGKAYYCTCTAEELEEKRKNALSNGKKPKYDGRCRDKNLGKTANSVVRFRCPQIGITIVSDLIKGGIRFNNEELDDLIIERGDGYPTYNFAVVVDDAQMGITHVIRGDDHLNNTPRQILLYEALGCRLPEFAHAPMILGADKARLSKRHGATSVMEYKNMGHLPEALVNYLVRLGWSHGDQEIFSLDELVDLFTLTVVGKSASVFNPDKLLWLNQHYIKECATERLAQELSPFLEKSGLDTSDKNFVKKVALDLKTRSKTLVEMADSGTFYFEDEIEYEKAAADKFLKVEFAQHMEAVIEGLSLLQDYTEEGIENFLRETAKKRDTKLKFIAQPMRVALTGKIVSPPIDQVMITLGKDVVIQRMKRALAYIKHR encoded by the coding sequence ATGCCTAAAAAAGAAGCTACAAGCGTAAGAACAAGATTTGCCCCGTCTCCCACCGGGGTTTTGCACATCGGGGGTGCGAGGACAGCCTTATTCAACTGGCTTTATGCCAGGCATAACGGTGGAAAATTCATCCTCAGGATAGAGGATACCGATCAACTCCGCTCGACAGAGGAATCTACTAAGGCCATTTTAGACGCCATGAGGTGGCTCGGACTTGACTGGGATGAAGGCCCCTTCTTCCAGGCTGAAAGGGTCAAGATCTACAGGGAGATGGCACAAAAGCTCTTAGATGAGGGGAAGGCATATTACTGTACATGTACCGCGGAAGAATTGGAAGAAAAGAGGAAAAATGCCCTTTCAAATGGGAAAAAACCGAAATATGACGGCAGATGCCGGGATAAAAATCTTGGCAAGACTGCAAATTCAGTAGTCAGATTCAGATGTCCACAAATTGGCATTACGATTGTTAGTGACCTCATCAAGGGCGGCATCCGTTTTAATAATGAAGAACTGGACGATCTGATCATTGAAAGAGGTGATGGATACCCCACGTATAACTTTGCCGTCGTTGTTGACGATGCGCAAATGGGGATTACCCATGTTATACGTGGTGATGACCATCTCAATAATACACCGAGACAGATTCTTCTTTATGAAGCCCTGGGGTGCAGGCTGCCTGAATTTGCACATGCTCCGATGATCCTGGGAGCCGATAAGGCACGGTTAAGCAAGCGCCACGGCGCAACATCTGTCATGGAATATAAAAATATGGGGCATCTCCCGGAGGCCCTTGTCAATTATCTGGTAAGACTCGGCTGGTCTCACGGGGATCAGGAAATATTTTCCCTCGATGAGCTGGTTGATTTATTTACTCTCACTGTGGTCGGCAAATCTGCTTCGGTATTTAATCCGGACAAGCTCCTCTGGCTTAACCAGCATTACATAAAGGAATGCGCCACCGAAAGACTTGCTCAGGAATTAAGTCCTTTCCTGGAAAAATCAGGGCTGGACACGTCAGACAAAAATTTTGTAAAGAAAGTCGCCCTTGATCTGAAAACCAGATCAAAGACCCTCGTCGAGATGGCAGATTCAGGAACATTCTACTTTGAGGACGAAATAGAATACGAAAAGGCGGCCGCAGATAAATTTCTGAAGGTTGAGTTTGCACAACACATGGAGGCCGTAATAGAAGGCCTCTCTCTTCTGCAGGATTACACAGAAGAAGGTATTGAAAATTTTCTCAGGGAAACCGCAAAGAAAAGGGATACAAAACTCAAATTCATTGCCCAACCGATGAGAGTTGCCCTCACCGGGAAAATTGTAAGCCCCCCCATTGATCAGGTCATGATAACCCTGGGGAAGGATGTCGTGATTCAAAGAATGAAAAGGGCTTTGGCATATATCAAACACCGCTAA
- the rpiB gene encoding ribose 5-phosphate isomerase B, translated as MKDSNILRIIIGSDHAGFPLKEDVREFLGEMGLEVLDMGAYSDESVDYPDFGAKVAEKVSSGEFVRGILVCGSGVGMTIVANKFSGVRAVLCLDSDTACMSRRHNDTNVLVLAGRRTDIETAKAIVKTWLETEFEGERHSRRLNKITDIENQYKHSAFSNQQD; from the coding sequence ATGAAGGACAGCAATATTCTCAGGATTATTATAGGTTCTGACCATGCCGGTTTTCCCCTCAAAGAGGATGTAAGGGAATTTCTTGGCGAAATGGGTCTGGAGGTGCTGGATATGGGTGCATACAGTGATGAATCGGTGGACTATCCTGACTTCGGTGCGAAGGTTGCTGAAAAGGTCTCTTCGGGAGAATTCGTACGAGGGATATTGGTATGTGGTTCAGGTGTCGGGATGACGATAGTGGCAAATAAATTTTCAGGTGTCCGGGCAGTACTGTGTCTTGATAGTGATACGGCATGCATGAGTAGAAGACATAACGACACAAATGTCCTTGTCTTAGCCGGGAGGAGAACGGATATTGAGACAGCGAAAGCCATTGTCAAAACATGGCTGGAAACTGAATTTGAGGGGGAACGACATAGCAGGCGGCTCAACAAAATCACGGATATAGAAAACCAATATAAGCATTCAGCGTTCAGCAATCAGCAAGATTGA
- the tpiA gene encoding triose-phosphate isomerase: protein MRKPCMVANWKMHKTVKESVDFAHQLTGEISESANSDVVLAPPFTSLYPVAEVLRESAIHLSAQNLHWDEKGAYTGEVSAGMLVDVGCKYVIIGHSERRTLFNESDGDINRKIKIALKFNLRPIFCIGETSDERESGKTFAVIQKQLKEGLIDLASDDIRQIIIAYEPVWAIGTGRTATPDQAGEVHSFIRNMITEIHGIDVSSRTGILYGGSVNPDNIADLMSQPDIDGALVGGASLDVEKFIKVVKF from the coding sequence ATGAGAAAACCCTGTATGGTTGCAAACTGGAAAATGCATAAAACGGTCAAGGAATCCGTCGATTTTGCACATCAGCTGACTGGCGAAATTTCCGAATCTGCTAACAGCGATGTTGTACTTGCTCCGCCATTTACATCACTTTATCCTGTAGCAGAAGTGTTGAGGGAATCGGCCATTCATCTTTCTGCCCAGAATCTTCACTGGGATGAAAAAGGGGCGTATACGGGTGAAGTGTCTGCCGGAATGTTGGTTGATGTTGGCTGTAAGTATGTTATAATAGGCCATTCTGAACGCCGAACCCTTTTTAATGAGAGCGATGGCGACATAAATCGGAAGATAAAAATTGCCCTGAAGTTCAACCTCAGGCCAATATTCTGCATAGGGGAAACTTCAGATGAGAGGGAATCAGGAAAGACGTTTGCCGTTATTCAAAAACAGCTGAAAGAGGGATTGATTGATCTTGCGTCTGATGATATAAGGCAGATCATTATCGCTTATGAACCTGTTTGGGCTATTGGTACGGGTAGGACGGCTACACCTGATCAGGCCGGGGAAGTACACAGTTTTATTCGAAACATGATAACGGAGATTCATGGGATAGATGTTTCCAGCAGGACGGGAATCCTTTACGGGGGAAGCGTCAATCCGGATAATATAGCTGACCTTATGAGTCAGCCGGATATAGATGGTGCTCTTGTTGGAGGGGCAAGTCTGGATGTTGAAAAATTTATTAAGGTCGTAAAATTCTAA